CGTTCCGATCCTTCCATTCAATATATCTCCTTTTTTTCATCTATCCCGTAATAAATTCGTTTACCTTCTACCACTTTTTTTCACGGTTCTCGTTTGATTAACTACGAACCGGTCACGTAATTCCCGTGAAAATTCTGAGACTAGCGAGCAATtcgcacattttttttttacccGGAAAAAGTACTCGCAGCTTGATGGATGCTGTCAATTTTTCAGAAATATACGTGGTATCGCTGTACGTTGCGTGACTGTGCATTCCATGGTTTCGTGttgcattatcacgcgttgcataatTATGCTATATGGCCACCCGCTTACCATATGTTGTATGATTACGTTATTGTCACAAGTGTCTCATGAATTCTATTGACACATGGTGTGTAGGATTGCAATCTCGTAGCACATGCGTGAAATTTTCACGCGCTCTATTTCTTCGTATGGTAACTAAGGCACTGTACTTTCACGCATTGCTAGTTTCGTATAATGCATTTTCACGCATTGGTACTTATTtgcccaatttctcaattttcacattaccaaatgaataatttgaatattttttctcaGCGTCCATATTGTTTCCCGTAAGCTGTTTAATGAGAATTCGATTTACCAATCACTGATTATTTAATTCGCTGGGACATTAATTCTCGCTATCGGCAGTTTTTAATTACTCGTGCAGtggaataatcgttgctaatcttttcttttttaattcaacaGAATCATTAATGGAACAATATTTTCGATTGCAGGAATTATGCAGGGTAATGCATGTGCTTCAATCCCCATCGAATGGATTACAATTTCAACGTCAGAGGAATTTCAAATGGATACCGACAAACGCAGcgttgaataaaatttaaaatgaccGGATAACTCTCCGTTGAAAGCGAGGGAAATGTAATTGCTTCGAAtacgttttaatttataaatgaaagcaCAGTTGCAAATCAGTGGCACGAAAATAAAGAGAAACAAGGAAATCCGTGAGAAAAGAGAATGCTATTACAATTTAGTGTATTGTTTAACTGCCAACCAACTGTgcctttaattaaaaaaatattcatactaATAAGGGAATACTGAGATAAAGGTTTATGAGAAAGGCAAATAATATTAGCATTTAATCTTTTTGAAGTTTATAAAAtcgggaattcggaaattttaataatacatgaGCAAGAAATGACGAAATGTAGAATTGAACATCAAAAaatcaagaaattaaaaaattaagaaatcaagaaattacaaaattaacaaattgagaaattgagaaattgagaaattgagaaattgagaaattgagaaattgaaaaattaagacatcaaaaaattgcaaaattaagaagaaaaatcaagaaattgaaaaattaaaaaattaagaaatagaaaaatgaaaaaatcaagaaattgcaaaattaagaaatcaaAAAATcaagaaactaaaaaattaacaaataaattaaaaaagttaagaATGTGAAAACATGTGaccttaaaattcaaaaatataaaaaattaaagaattaaaaacatgaaaaatgtgTGCATCAAAATACTCCAAATAATCTAGAAAtacttaaattgcaaattttcaagattttctgTGTGTCCAAAAAAAAGTACAAAGAAAATCGCAACTTATAAATTGCACACTACAGCTCGCTCACTACGATGTAGACGTTAAGGGAAACTATATTCACAGTTCGAAATACGATCCTTTCTGTTGCTGAAGGTATCGTGAAATTGCGCAGAACGACTAGTTTAAAATACACGACCGTATCTTGTGCTCGAGTAGACATCTCATTTCGTTAACGCGATTACGCGTGCTCGTGCGGGGGAGGGGATCACCAACTGATTTTAATTGGGATTACGTTTCAATTAAAACTCCGTTCCCATTAATCAGCGGCGTTGAGTTTTCGAGAATAATTGATACGGACAACACGTTATCCGATTTTCGAGACAGGATAAAATATGCATGTTTACCAATCAAAAGGTGTCCAGGGTTATACACCTGCCCTCACCTCTCTAAATAAATGGCCGTCTGCTTCCTTTGTTGCCTTATggacatacagggtgtttcagaacatatgttacatttcaTTAGGTAGTCTACATCCCTACATAGATTTTACtcagtaaaaatttatttttaaacatacatTGAGTAAGacgaattaaatattgaaattatatatgttaattattaaatacatattaagTATTATACGAAAAAAGTCTTCAATATTTTTCCCCCGCAGGATTAGTGTAAgatgaaacctaacctaatctaacccgACCGATAAAGTGAATAATAAACTTCTACCTAATGTATTTCAAAATAGACACCACCATTAAAGACCTCAGATAATACAGGTCTCATATAATACGGTACAGATAATATTAGTACCTCAATAAAAGATAAGTGACTTCTTTTCAAAGGAGTAAAGTTcgcgtttcatttataatttcatatctAATGACCTCACGATACGTGTCACGTATAACTATGAATACAAAGAAATTcagtaaaatgtatttttgaAGCACCAGGTTAAGAATATATTGGTTTCTGAAGTGAAAATGGAGACGagctaaatataaaatgtatcttACACGCAAAGAAATATGGAACGACggaataatttttgttacaatacAATATGCAGGACTGTTTGATAAAAACATAACCGGTGAAACAAGTCTGAAAAAAACAGTTCAATTTTGCTCTCTCTCTCAATATATTTAttccgtttatttatttataacgaCTTATATCTCTATGCTCTTCAAATATACAGTCTTATATCTGGCATGACTCGTATCCACGGATATTTACAACAATTCTCACAAACGTCACGTAACAACTTCATACACACCTTTTGTAAATATAACGTTTCTTTATAAATGATTTCTCTTGTAGGATCCGTGTACTCTCGTCATATCGACGTTCGCAACAATCGTCACACGAAGGCGGGCATACGTTGAATACATTCTTCCTTCCTTCCAACTAAATCAACCTTCCCTCTTTCAGAGTTTGAGTCAAAACAGTATGTTTCTGTATTGCGGTTTTGTGGTAAATTCAGGAATGTTATCTTACGAGAAACGAGTAGGGTCTTGTTGAGAAGAGAATGAATTTAAATCGGTTTTATTAACGTTTGACTGACGGAGGCTCGCTGATACAATATGCAATTTACAGTTTAGAGATCTCAGATTATTATTTTCAGATTCTATAGGATTCATATAGGACTTAATAttcgattttataaatttttaacttttcaacttttgattttctaaattatcaaattctaaattgtACTATTTGtacttctctaaattttcaaatagtaaaatctctaaattctcaaattccttattcaactctataaatttctaaatttctcaatttttaagttgacaaattcccaaattctctctaatactaaattttcaaattcccaagttaccaAAACTTTAAGTTCTGAAATCCTTATGTTCgtcgattcccaaattctcaaattcctaattcaccAAATcactaagtttccaaattcccaaattgtgaagcttccaaattgtcaaattcctaaattatcaagcttccaaattgtcaaattgcaaaattcccaaattcccaaattattaaattcccaaatcatcaagcttccaaattgtcaaattcccaaattaccaaattactaaattatcaagcttccaaattgtcaaattgcaaaattcccaaattcccaaattattaaattcccaaatcatcaagctcccaaattattaaattcccaaatcatcaagctcccaaatgatcaaattcccaaattgtcaagctcccaaattatcaaattcccaaattggcaagctcccaaattatcaaattcccaaattcccaaattaccaaattcccaaattcccaaattaccaaatttgccaaatttcaaatattctaattcgCAACAGGCCATCGTCATTCAAAAGTTAACCAAACCGCTCCGAAATCACACACGAAAATGAAAAACGTTTAATCGATGTCGACTCATCCTTCGAAAACGATCATTCGCGAGACACGACGAACGATTAATTACTACTGCTTATCGACTACCTACGACTAGATAGTTTCATCTTTTAACGCGCCAATGCCTTGTTAAAGCACCTTTTTACGAATACTTTCTATTCCTCACAGGCTTTCGAACCTCTACCGATTCGGTTCACTGAAGTTGTCCGCTAGTCAATTAATTCTTCTTCGACTTCGTCTTCGTTCGCCAACTAAATGTTCCGCTAAATCTGTCTTCGATCAACCAAATTTTCAATGACATTTTCAACACCATCTTTGTCAATATTATTGGCCAGCTTTTCATTTAATCGATAATAAAATCTTGAATACAATGCTTTAAATACTTGAATACAATTGAATAAATGGACgatattaacactttaatggtCTGCGCAGTCAAACGTCGGGGACAATATTTTTtagaattaatttgaaaaaacttTAGTTAAATTTGcgaaataattcaacatgtGCGAATAGACTcataaaacaaatgaaaacaattacgacaaatttaatataatcaatTATGGCtacaaaattgaaagaattaatATCACTGAAACGTCGTAAATGTCACTGAAAATTTCATCGATCGACATAATCTGTCTTGCTAATACGATTTTGTTAATCAAGCGTAAAATTGCAGTTGAAGCGTTGCATATCGTGATCcaaatgttaaatatattaatttgataattttctcGCGAATAAACGAAGACGAGCAAAAAATGTCCTCTGGAAGCGTGGTTCTTGAAAAATAATTCGACAGAGAAAATGGCGACTGTATACGACCGCACGAATTGCCTTATCTATGTTTGCGCGGATTTCTACTTGGATTCTTGTATCGACGATTTAGTCGAATTTTCGCGAGATGATCGTTGGAGGCACATTAACGCAGCTACAtcgaaattttcttttttatcgatCCTCGCTTTCTACGAAATCAACGGACTAGTTTATACCTCGAGCTTAAAATGGTGCGTATAAAAATCTACACGCATCGAGTTGCGAATTGACGGGTCTACCTGCCAACGGTGATTAAATTGGACGTAATGATTGACAGATCAACATCTATACCGCTATGCAAGCCGATAAAAATAAATCACGGGTTATCTCTGTACGCTTTTACGTTTCTTTGTTGTTTGTCCGAGGGATGGTTCAAAAGTGTCACTCATGTTCTAAAACTAAAAGTTTTCATTAAAAACTCAATTTATAACTCTATCGTAATGCATGTAAATTtgcagaaatttttcaatttcaaaccgTAAAAGAAAAGAGTATTTCTTTCATAACATTTTAAGACAGTATTTTGAGTAAATTGTCGGTATGAAAAGCAGTCTGAACTTTTGACCTAATTCGTTATTTCAATAAAGAAGTTCCTGGTCTTCTGCCGTTTAGTTCAATTTTGCATTCGTTATGAACgctgaatattaataatattccgcaattaatatttctgaaattaacaatttcaaattgacaaagtaATATTTGGTATCAAAAATTCTACCAGCTTGTATCGTAGAGAACATGCAAATCCTCTTAATTAGAATACTGCAAAGCAATGAACGTGTCATTTCTTTAAAATGGTGAATGACTCTTAACACATTGACCATGGTCACCGACAATTGGCACTTCAGATTCGTTCAAATTGAAGAACAAAATCGAAAGAAACTTTTAAAAGCTACATTGAATCGATTATACAGAAATGAAAAACTATCTGTATTTTGAATAACCTGCACCATAACCTATacacagtcaacgtgttaaagatCAATTCTGAATCGAATCGGTGATGAAAAATGAGAACTACAGAAGAATGATACACGGTCGAGCATAGTACGTTATCCTAGACAAAATGGCGACGTAAAAGGTTCCAATATTTTCGCTGCAGAGTAATTGCAAGGTCTATAAACCTTCGAtcgagtaaaataataaatgataatattaacattaataacagtattaatatCGTAACTTCAACAAAATCGTAACAAATACCGCACGCAGTGAGAATGTTAATAATCGAGAGTTACTACGCAGTTAGGTAGTTAATACTTAGTTAATTAGCTTGCTTTTACTCTAGAGTTAATTAGCTCGCACGGGGCATTTTCGTATTCGACAAACAATACGACTTTCCCGGGTAAACGTTTACACGCGAATGTTCAGTTACCCTCACAaacatcgccattttccctataCACAAAAACTCACTACACTCGTCAGTGTAATCAGGAATAAGCATAGCGTGGCTAAGCTCGAACGTTCATTGGCGGCGACAATACGAGGATTATCTCATATTAGAAACATCTAaaaatactacttttattttatataaaaagatcGACTCGAGCAACTTCGAAGCTCCAATCCTCACCATTTTTCTCTGTTCTcctttttaataatatacaattaacAACTATGTAGTTATATACAGTTTGTTTCAACATCACTTGCCCCTTTCGTGTGTACAGCTTGCTTGTGACACTTTGTTGTTGCACCTGTGCACGAGAAAGTTTGCGCAAAAATACGGACAAATTAAGCTCTATCTGTTAGCTGCTGTAACAGGttcgataattttatacaatttctgTGGCGCTATGTCGGTGACGGGCACATCAAGCGGGCGCCCGAGAGGGCAACGGTGTGCATGGCTGCGATGgaaatagatatttaaaaatttgaaggtttggaaatttagaaatttagacgtttaaaaatttagacatttgagagatgcagaaatttagaaagttaggcAGACATTtgagggatgtggaaattgggaaatttgaaaattcagaacttctggaaattcagaaattcggggTTATAGAAATTGagggatataaaaattgatcgattcgaggatatagaaattgagggatgtaaaaatttatttgaaggttcaaaaattcaaggatatagaaattggggttgtaaaaatataaaaattttcaaatttttaaattggtgaATCTACCGACCATCTGGGTGCCACTTGCACATCGAAGCTCTCTCGCGGGCACAGTTGCCTATCACTATTCTATATAATGTATCTGTGTTCGAAGGAAATTTCGCGTTAGCACGGTTCCCGCGATCGATCCCGCGATTTACGATCGCACGCGAGATCGCTTCGCGCAAATGGGAACCGAGTTTGAGGGAATGGAAGGCATTTCGTTTCAACGTTTCTTTTTCACGAAGCTTCGTGCGATTTCCGAGCTACTTACAGCAATTTACCGAACGATCGAGCCGCGATAACCAGATTTCCTGCGTGATTGGAGGGAGATTGAAGGCATCGCGTTAGAAATCGTTTAGTCGAGGATTTCCACGCTGTTCCGCAAGCTTTTTCTCTCGTCTCACGACGGGGCGCGTTCTCGTCGAGCagaattcataaaaaaaaggaaaggaaaaCGTTCTGGTAATTAGTCAACGTTCGTAGACTATAAAGACTCGGAGAAAAACGGACTTTAAGTCGCTAACGATTAGGAGAGAGGAAGATAAATCGTGAAAATTGCGTTCGTCGCGATATAACGTTTCCTTAAATCTAGAAGAACGATACACGttctttaaaatttcttttcctcGGATACTCGCGTCCGACGAAAGTAGACTTCGAGGTTTTCATCATCGGCACTTATGCTCTAACTTATAACACCACACGACCGGTAACATTAACTTCGACGATTGGCAACATCAGACTCCACGAACGAGAAACAACGATTTAGGCCCACTTTTCATTACATGGTCACTCTGACGACCACACTTCGCACAATTGTACAGAAAATCCATTCATTTTCATCGACGCAATCGTCGATACGACACGGAAACCAAAGAAACAAAACGTTACCTTCTTGCACTATGATCTCTTCAACTGTCCCAAATCTGTGCCCTTCGGTGAATAAAGACCCAATTTCAACGTGAGTTCCTTCGGCTTCCTGGTGGTGTTTCTGACAGGGAAAGGATTGAACTGGGACTTCGGGCTGATCACAGACTCGTAATTGTCCTCCACCTTTTTACTCGAGTGCCCTATGTTACCCAGACTCAGAGAAGATTTTTTATAATTGCTCGATCCAGTCCTGTCGGGCATGTCCGCGTATTTCCCGACGTTTATTTTACCCGGAAACTCCGGATGAGAAACGGGACGTTTCGATTCATCGAAACCGGGCGAGAGTTTCGAGGCATAGTGATTGATGGCGCTAGGAAAGAGTTCCCGGTGTCTGTTCGCCAAATACGACCCCATGTACGTTTCGGCCTCTATGGGGGACAACGTGCTCGCGTGTTTGTCGTATTCCGCGCTCTTCCCGTGGGAATACTCCTTGGGAGACAGTTGATCGTACTTGCGACGGAGGATCTCCGAAGAATCCAAGAAAGATGTGCCGCCGCTCTCCAAACACCTGTCCTCCTTGGCGATATACTTGGTGGGAGTCAACGGTTCGCCGTTGCCGTTGCTGAAGTATGGAGACGACTTATTCGAGCCGATGATGGGTCTACTGTCGGTTTGAAGGGACATATAATCCGTGCTGACGTCTCGGACCGGTTGCTCGTCGTATCTCACTCGGAACTCCAACGACTCCTTCGTCATCATAGGACTCTTTAAATGCAGGTCGTATGTGTTGATCGAGATTTCTGGTTTGTGGTTGATGTACTCGTACGCGGGGTCCATCACGGTTTTCTCAAAAGTCGTTGCCACGAACGGATTGCTGGGTGTGTGTTTAGGTGACAGTTTGGGTTTGAAGTCAAAGCTTTTGTAGGGATCGTAAGAAGTCTTCAAGGGTGACGTGTCGTACTGAACCGGCTTGGCGGTGTACCTTAACGGTGACACGTCTTTGAACGGTGACGTGTCAGGGACGTATGGAATGGAGGAGAATTCTTTCTGAGGGAGCTCCAGGATCGGGTCGGGTAACACTTGAGCAGAAGAGATTTTGTCGAGTTTCTCTAGCTCCCTGTAGATGTCTATGTCGCTCTTCGGTGACGAATCGTCTACTCGGTATTTGGAAACCGCCGTGTACGGCAATACGTTCTCCGTATACGTGGGAAATTTGTCAACGGGGATGGATGGTTCTTGCGCGGATCCCATGTCGCTTCTGGTTTCGATGGAATCGTTGGATGATTTGTAGGAGAACACGTTCGTGGAGATGCTGGATAGTTCAAGTCCCTCGATTTCGCTGACGTTCTGGCTGGACGGTCCCTTGTCTAGGGTCACCATACTGACTGGAGAATGCTGTTCGTAATTCGCCAACAGTTTCGACAGTTCCTCGTTTATCTTGCGATCTATCAGAGCTTCTCTAGTGTCCAAGTAATCGTGAGATATCACCTCGTCCACGTCGAAATGATCTATTTGTTCAGTTTCATCGATCAGCGAAAGTTTTGACAGCTCTTCGTTAATTTTCGCGTCGAACTCCGACACACTGGTCGCCGTCATATTGTCGAAATCCTTGAAATTGATCCTCGCTAACTCCTCGTTTATCTCGTGCTCATTCAATCCCATTTTCTCCAGTATCGGACTAAAGATCTTCGAGATTTCCTCATTGATGGGGCTAATAGTGATCTCTTTGGATATCTCTTCGAGGTCCGGCAAACGTTTCTTCGCCTGACAAGCGAGAATCTTTTGAAGTATCGCGGAATTCTCCTGAATGATCTTCAAAGCTCGATCACTGTTCCTACGTCCGTTGTCGCTCTTCTTTCGAGGTTTCACCTTCGTCCACACGCCTAACTTCGATTCTCTACCGTCATCGGCATCGCCGTTATCTTTGCTACACGCCACGGTTTTCAATATGCTGTCACTGTTCTCGTCGATATTGATTTTCGGGTGAATAACGTACGATTTCCTGCCTTCACCGGTTACGTTTATATCCGGTATCTCCAGACGTCTTTTGGAGAAGTTGCTCGCCGAGTTACTGAAGGTATCCTGCCTCCTAGCCTCCAGGCTCTTCAGATCCTCCCAAATGTAACTGCTCTTCTTCGTCAGCATTCCGCTGTCCGAGGATCCTTCGTTGGCCTTGGCTTCCAGATGTTTGATATCTTCCAAGATGTCGCTGGATCTCTTCTTTACCATCGACGTACTGAACTCATCCGTGGACGCAGACGATTTCATGTCCGCATACCTCCTGCTGTCCAGACTACTGGAACTTCTCTCCAGCAACTTCGACCGGTCCCTGTATCGGTAGTTCATATAATGCTTGTCTAGTTTCTCCTTAGGCAAGGATGGTACCACGTCCTTCTCTGACAGAGGATCATCTCCTCCGTCATCTAGAAAGTCCTTATCCTTGCGAAAATAGTCGCTGCTGCCCGATTGATAGAAGTTGACATCATCAGCACCGTCTTTGACCAAGTTCGTTGTAGAGTCCTTCTTCGCGTTAAACTCTGACCTCACGAAGCTCTCGCTCTTCCTAGGCACGCTATCGATGATATCAGAAGATTTGACATCAGACGACTTCAACGAATCGTACTTGCTCTGATAACCCAGGTACTTGTTCGACTCCTTCGAGCTGGTCGATTTCTGTTCAGGCGAGGTTTCCGTGCTGTCTAAGCTGGACCTTCGTCTGGATCCGCTGTACGGTGACGTCGGAGTCTTCTGGTTCGGATTCGATATCGGATAGAACGGCGAAGTGGCACTGCTGAGATCCATCGACGAGCCCGAAACGTCGTCTTGGCCCCGTCTAGTGAAATTCGAGGTATATTTTATGGAGTTGGCACTTATTGGCGATTGAAGGTCCGAACTGAACGACCTCTCGGAAGACTTTATTTTACCAGGGCTGCACGAATCGCTGGAACTGCTTACCACCAACTTCGGACTGCTCTCCGACTTGTTCTTCAACGAATCGGTGCTGATGGGGGTCGTCGAACCGGACACCTCGTAGCCCTTCTTCGTGTCCGTCTTCGTAACATCCGAGTCTATCGAACGAACCAACGTCTTCGAGTCGGAACTGACAGACGAACACAATGACTTGTCCATCGAGAAGTCTCGAGAGTCTGACCTGACCGGAGACCTCGGGCTGACCGTTAAGCTGGAAGGTCTCGAGTCTGGTCCCATAGTTTCGCCCGAGCTGAACGACTTGTTACTGTCCGGTGTCTTAGGACTCTTCAGCAAGTCCGAGTAAACTTTTGTTTGAGTCTGGAGTCTATCGGTGAACGACTTGTCCATCGTTGTTACTGCATTCGTTGAGGGTTCAGAAGTCAATCCGCTGATACCGGTTGCATGTATGGTCGGTGTCAGCTTGCTTAATTTCTGATCGACCGTCACTGGTGAAATGGGCAGGTGACCCACGTACGTTTTGCAGTACAGCGTTCTCTCGATTTTCGTTGAGTCACTAATCAAACTACCCGTCTTCGAACCATCGTACGACTTTATTTCTAGAGGAACTCTGGTAGAAAAATCGAAAGACGTCTTGAAACGATTCTCGTTATCCGTCTGCGAATCATCGGTTGTTTTGTCAACTACTTCATCATATTTCGTGTCTAACGATGTCACGTAACTGGAGAACGCGGCGGTGTCCTGTCGAGGGAACGTAGGTGATTTGTCTTCTTGATCCTTCTTGATCGTGACGATTTCGTCTCGAGGTAGATCGAGTTCCTTCGTGGTCTCTTTAGGTCGATGCCTCTCGTGGACCAATACTTCGTCGTCTTTCGTGCTAATCGTGCTACTACCGACGTTCAAGTAATCGTATTCGTCCAAAACCAACGATTTTCTAACAACGCTATCCGAATTGTATTCCACCGATAAATTAGGTATCGGCTTCTCCGTTTCCAATACTGCTATCGATGAATCGTCCGGCGACGCTTTGCTCTGCGCGCTGAACTTTTGAGGAACCATTGAATTATTGTCATCCTCCGCCGACAATCGTCTGATCTGATCGGTAATCTTCGCGATCGACATGGTACTTTCTTCCGAAGCCTCCAAGTCCTTTGAACTCTCCACATCATTCGAGCCATTTTTTTCTTCGGGTAATCGGTCGACCTTTTCGTGAACCGGTGAACCATCCGCTCGACTGCTTTTATCCTCGTCAGCTGCTATAACGTACGACTCGGAAGCTGACGTAAGATCCTCACTGTCGACGTCGCTCAGCCGATCTGGCTCGTCGCATAATTCGGTGGATGtgctgtcactgtcgctgtcagCGTTGTTTCGTTTTGGAGATGTCAGCTCTTCCGAGGCTTGGTATGATGCTGTGTGGCCCTCTGCTACATCTACAAGTTGaatgcatataaatattttgacaagTATTGCAATTCATATAAATCCTTCCATATGTAGATAATATTCTTCCATATGCAGACTTTATatagataaaattatttgaaattttatgcaatGTTTCCAACATGAGATAAGTAAGATTGAGATGGTATCGTTCTTTCTTGCTGTGGGTAAAACAGTTTCATACTAACTGCCGATAAGGTCGGTCAAAAGGTTTTTCATTGTAAAATCCTACATTATCGACTGACGATACTTTATCCTCGATCGATGAAACACAtacgaaatagtaaaatattaattttcaagtataattctaaaaaataattgcaGATAATTGTACAAGTGAATTGTCTGAAAGTAAATACGAAAGAAAACCATGTATGTGATCAACAAACTTTCGCTTCTATtacttatattttatgtttgatCAAATGTTAATTGAACAATACCGATGCTGACAATACTCGGTATTTCAATAAAGAAATATCTTTATAAAGAAAAGTTGAGATTGTACTCCGCGAAGATTTGAACAACGCAACCTATACCTGAGGAGTTGGAAGatttctgtttcagtttcttGGTGTCTTTCCAATGAAGAGTGACGCCTTGTCTGTCCCTTCGATTCTGATTTAGAGTCGTAGGTCTCGTCTTGGTCGATGCAGTACCAGAAGGTAGACTCAAGGGTCGATTCTTCCCACTCACAAGCGCACTTTTGCCCACTAAAAGATGATTCATGGCCTGAGAAGTAGGAGGTGGTACCATGGTCTGCCTTGCACATGCAGCTGCGTCAAGAAAAAACGTATGCATTCTTCTTCCCGTTGAATTTGCAACGAGCGTACGTCATTGCAATAACTCTTATTCTACACCTCCGGACACTTAAAGCGGGCAATAAGCTtaaatgtttgcataatatcatCGCGTAAATGCCTGTTATTAAAATGCAAGCATATAAGCTGACAAAAGGGTCGGTTTGGTATATTGAAATCTGAACGTGTATAAAACTAAATTAGCGATTAGAATCAGCAATTACCGGAAAGTATAATGTGCGCCTGTCGCTGGCGTTCTTGTAACTTGGCGTACTGCTGTTTCAAAGTGCTAATATCCAAAGCGAGACGTTCTCGATCGCTGCTGGGTGCCATTGCCTGCAGCGCCCCAATCGTTTGCGGTATACGATCTACTAACGGGTTTCACAACGTGAAAAAGAACAACCAATTACGTATCGATCAAATTATTACATCGTTTAAACATACACCAGGACGGTTCAAAAAAATTCGAACGTCTTGATGGAATTTTTTGTTCGTTTCGACGAGAAAATGTCTTATACGAGATTTCAACGGAATTTT
Above is a window of Megachile rotundata isolate GNS110a chromosome 1, iyMegRotu1, whole genome shotgun sequence DNA encoding:
- the LOC100879104 gene encoding uncharacterized protein LOC100879104 isoform X4 yields the protein MGTPRRPLRFHDVDTRTDNVEDTKMRFSLTPQPGESGFIQWLDAMKMVARLQGGIPPEFRKKLWLTLAERHLEQRGVDWKQAEKICFNEWSNPDDEELGIQIVKDLHRTGCSLFCGAAGRDNQAVLRRVLLGFARWNKSVGYCQGLNVLAALVLQVMDRAESAAVKVMIYLIEGVLPEGYFADNLRGLSVDMAVFRDLLRARLPKLSKHLEALQNDAKDKATGSSYEPPLTNVFTMQWFLTLFCHCLPQEAVLRVWDLIFLEGDEILLRTALTIWEGLSDRIMAVTSADEFYSIMGVLTREMLEFTDTNNLIKNIVSMGPLHGVTGLREKHRYNITPWARKLSDDDDSDTEEDERLAVAAAMFSMAQRLKKVDRIPQTIGALQAMAPSSDRERLALDISTLKQQYAKLQERQRQAHIILSAACARQTMVPPPTSQAMNHLLVGKSALVSGKNRPLSLPSGTASTKTRPTTLNQNRRDRQGVTLHWKDTKKLKQKSSNSSDVAEGHTASYQASEELTSPKRNNADSDSDSTSTELCDEPDRLSDVDSEDLTSASESYVIAADEDKSSRADGSPVHEKVDRLPEEKNGSNDVESSKDLEASEESTMSIAKITDQIRRLSAEDDNNSMVPQKFSAQSKASPDDSSIAVLETEKPIPNLSVEYNSDSVVRKSLVLDEYDYLNVGSSTISTKDDEVLVHERHRPKETTKELDLPRDEIVTIKKDQEDKSPTFPRQDTAAFSSYVTSLDTKYDEVVDKTTDDSQTDNENRFKTSFDFSTRVPLEIKSYDGSKTGSLISDSTKIERTLYCKTYVGHLPISPVTVDQKLSKLTPTIHATGISGLTSEPSTNAVTTMDKSFTDRLQTQTKVYSDLLKSPKTPDSNKSFSSGETMGPDSRPSSLTVSPRSPVRSDSRDFSMDKSLCSSVSSDSKTLVRSIDSDVTKTDTKKGYEVSGSTTPISTDSLKNKSESSPKLVVSSSSDSCSPGKIKSSERSFSSDLQSPISANSIKYTSNFTRRGQDDVSGSSMDLSSATSPFYPISNPNQKTPTSPYSGSRRRSSLDSTETSPEQKSTSSKESNKYLGYQSKYDSLKSSDVKSSDIIDSVPRKSESFVRSEFNAKKDSTTNLVKDGADDVNFYQSGSSDYFRKDKDFLDDGGDDPLSEKDVVPSLPKEKLDKHYMNYRYRDRSKLLERSSSSLDSRRYADMKSSASTDEFSTSMVKKRSSDILEDIKHLEAKANEGSSDSGMLTKKSSYIWEDLKSLEARRQDTFSNSASNFSKRRLEIPDINVTGEGRKSYVIHPKINIDENSDSILKTVACSKDNGDADDGRESKLGVWTKVKPRKKSDNGRRNSDRALKIIQENSAILQKILACQAKKRLPDLEEISKEITISPINEEISKIFSPILEKMGLNEHEINEELARINFKDFDNMTATSVSEFDAKINEELSKLSLIDETEQIDHFDVDEVISHDYLDTREALIDRKINEELSKLLANYEQHSPVSMVTLDKGPSSQNVSEIEGLELSSISTNVFSYKSSNDSIETRSDMGSAQEPSIPVDKFPTYTENVLPYTAVSKYRVDDSSPKSDIDIYRELEKLDKISSAQVLPDPILELPQKEFSSIPYVPDTSPFKDVSPLRYTAKPVQYDTSPLKTSYDPYKSFDFKPKLSPKHTPSNPFVATTFEKTVMDPAYEYINHKPEISINTYDLHLKSPMMTKESLEFRVRYDEQPVRDVSTDYMSLQTDSRPIIGSNKSSPYFSNGNGEPLTPTKYIAKEDRCLESGGTSFLDSSEILRRKYDQLSPKEYSHGKSAEYDKHASTLSPIEAETYMGSYLANRHRELFPSAINHYASKLSPGFDESKRPVSHPEFPGKINVGKYADMPDRTGSSNYKKSSLSLGNIGHSSKKVEDNYESVISPKSQFNPFPVRNTTRKPKELTLKLGLYSPKGTDLGQLKRS